A section of the Marinoscillum sp. 108 genome encodes:
- a CDS encoding amidase, which produces MRKLIFTVITCLSVLVVQGQQDSIFQAMKLFGLDFTQEEVDSLRGGLEDNLSDFRKIRMQPLPNDLPYSLVFVPPVNLDYISSEQLEVDFQQPGQVEMPAKIEELAFYSVAELSVLLQTRKVTSLELTKMYLSRLKRFGDTLQCVVSLTEELAMEQAKKADEEIAAGRYRGPLHGIPYGVKDLLAVKGYKTTWGAMPFKDQEINYTATVVEKLEAAGAVLVAKLTLGALAWGDVWYGGVTKNPWNLEQGSSGSSAGPASAVAAGLVPFAIGSETWGSIVSPSNRCGIMGLRPTFGRVSKYGAMALSWSMDKLGPMCRDATDLALVFDAIRGSDGKDLEVLKDYPFNYEYDVYKVKNLRVGYLKGLFEASDYNKSNDSTTLALLRNQGLKMIEKELPTEIPTSALGFILSAEAAAAFDELTRSNQDDELTRQIINAWPNVFRSARFIPAVEYIQANRLRYLLVQQFNEMMADIDVLIAPSFGGDQLLMTNLTGHPCVVLPNGSYEAGSSGTITLIGNHFDEASILSFARYLQALTPFEDEHPQMFTP; this is translated from the coding sequence ATGAGAAAACTTATTTTCACTGTCATAACCTGCCTGAGTGTATTGGTTGTACAGGGTCAGCAGGATTCCATTTTTCAGGCCATGAAGCTCTTTGGGCTGGATTTTACTCAGGAGGAAGTGGATTCACTGCGTGGAGGGTTGGAGGATAACCTTTCGGATTTTCGAAAAATTCGCATGCAACCTCTACCCAACGACCTCCCATATTCGCTGGTGTTCGTGCCCCCTGTAAACCTCGATTATATTTCATCTGAACAGTTGGAGGTGGATTTTCAGCAACCTGGCCAAGTGGAGATGCCCGCCAAAATAGAGGAGTTGGCGTTCTACTCGGTGGCCGAACTTTCAGTGCTACTGCAAACAAGAAAAGTAACCTCACTGGAGCTGACGAAGATGTATCTGAGCAGATTGAAGCGATTTGGGGATACCCTGCAGTGTGTGGTGTCGTTGACTGAAGAACTCGCCATGGAGCAGGCCAAAAAGGCAGACGAGGAAATAGCAGCAGGAAGGTACAGAGGCCCATTGCACGGCATTCCCTATGGAGTGAAGGATTTATTGGCGGTAAAAGGGTATAAAACCACTTGGGGAGCTATGCCTTTTAAAGATCAGGAAATCAACTATACTGCCACAGTGGTGGAGAAGTTGGAAGCAGCTGGCGCGGTGCTGGTAGCCAAGCTCACTCTGGGCGCATTGGCCTGGGGAGATGTGTGGTATGGTGGTGTCACCAAAAATCCATGGAATCTGGAGCAGGGCAGTAGTGGCTCATCCGCTGGTCCGGCTTCTGCCGTGGCTGCCGGTCTGGTGCCTTTTGCCATCGGCAGTGAAACGTGGGGATCTATCGTGTCACCATCCAACAGATGTGGGATCATGGGATTGCGACCAACCTTTGGTCGGGTGAGCAAATATGGTGCGATGGCACTGAGCTGGAGCATGGATAAGCTCGGGCCCATGTGCAGGGATGCTACGGATCTGGCCCTGGTTTTTGATGCCATCAGGGGATCAGATGGCAAGGACCTGGAAGTGCTAAAGGACTACCCATTCAATTATGAGTATGATGTGTACAAGGTAAAAAACCTTAGAGTGGGCTATTTGAAAGGGCTTTTTGAAGCCTCCGATTACAACAAAAGTAATGATAGTACTACATTGGCTCTGCTCAGGAATCAGGGACTGAAAATGATCGAAAAGGAGCTACCTACAGAGATCCCCACAAGCGCCCTCGGATTCATCCTCTCGGCAGAGGCTGCCGCGGCTTTCGATGAGCTTACCCGGAGCAATCAGGATGATGAACTTACCCGGCAGATCATCAATGCCTGGCCAAATGTCTTTAGGAGTGCCCGGTTCATCCCTGCCGTAGAGTACATACAAGCCAATAGATTACGCTATTTACTGGTTCAGCAATTCAATGAGATGATGGCCGATATCGATGTGCTGATTGCTCCGAGTTTTGGCGGTGATCAGCTCCTGATGACCAACCTGACGGGGCATCCGTGTGTAGTGCTGCCTAATGGATCTTATGAAGCTGGAAGTTCGGGAACAATTACTTTGATAGGAAATCACTTTGATGAAGCAAGTATCCTTTCTTTTGCCAGATATTTGCAAGCACTTACACCTTTCGAAGACGAACACCCACAAATGTTTACCCCATGA
- the dnaE gene encoding DNA polymerase III subunit alpha: protein MYLIFDTETTGLPRNKTAPLTDFDNWPRLVQLAWQLHDAEGNLVSQGNHVVKPEGFTIPFNAQKVHGISTERALEVGEDLKGVLDKFSADVQRAKVLVGHNIEFDNKIIGAEYLRTDQENLLEAYPNIDTSTDTVEFCQLQGGIGGRLKQPKLIELYTKLFGKPFDDAHDAAYDVDATARAFFECLRRKIIKTFDDTDPSKITYEAPDLEAANFSWAREKRTGRASNEEVAVEDIKGPFCHLHVHSQFSVLQATPNVESIVAKAKAFDMPAVAITDLGNMFGAFKFVRAALNAGVKPIVGCEFFVAEERLKLQFTKDNPDRRFQQVLMAKNKKGYENLVKLSSYAYIEGLYGLYPRVDKELIKKYREGVIATSGGLYGEIPHLILNVGEHQAEEALQWWLDLFGDDFYLEINRHGLDEENHLNDVLIGFARKYNVKMIAANELFYLDEEDSKAHDVLICIKENEKQSTPIGRGRGFRPGLKNSKYYFKGQEEMKAAFTDLPEAIENIAELIGKVEEFKLERDVLLPAFDIPEEFKNPEDEVDGGKRGENAYLRHLTYIGAKKRYKEITEEIKERLDFELATIENTGYPGYFLIVQDFTSKAREMGVAVGPGRGSAAGSAVAYCIGITNVDPIAYDLLFERFLNPDRVSLPDIDIDFDNEGREKVIDYVVKKYGFTQVAQIITYGTMAPKSAIRDAGRVMELPLPETDSIAKLVPEKPGAKFSKIWGEVPELERMRRGKDLPSQVLNQAVILEGSLRNTGVHACGIIITPDDMTNFVPLAKSKDSSLLVTQFDNSVVESAGMLKMDFLGLKTLSIIKTAIENVKKRHGIVIDIDEIPLDDPKTYELYQKGETNGTFQFESPGMQKHLRALKPDKLEDLIAMNALYRPGPMEYIPEFIDRKHGRSKIQYDVPDMEEYLAETYGITVYQEQVMLLSQKLAGFTKGEADVLRKAMGKKQKQVLDKMKPQFIGQAKEKGHPEDKLEKIWKDWEAFAAYAFNKSHSTCYSVVAYQTGYLKANYPAEYMASVLTHNQSNIEKVSFFMEECRNQGIKVLGPHVNESGLNFEVNAAGEIRFGLGAIKGTGESAVLAIIEERDANGPFSDLFDFASRVNLRAVNKKSFESLAKAGGFDCFDEFHRRQYVEPDEEGASLIEKAIRYANKLQQEEDSAQASLFGGGSESNVVMRPRIGKIEPYGEIEKLNIEQEMVGLYISGHPLDQYKFEMKYFTNTKLSDLVDLEKLQGKEIKLGGMITEVAHLTTKKGKPYGRFKITGYSDSHEFFLFSPSYLDFKAYLEKGWFIYMTGIVQNRWSGTDLEFKITSMEPLSDIRERMAKGIELQMRLSDVSPALIGELERYGQKYPGNNVFKLNIMGAFEERMINLEMMSRKISVDINDDLIKELDRLEDISYRVLTS from the coding sequence ATGTACTTAATCTTTGATACGGAAACCACTGGTCTTCCCAGGAACAAAACGGCACCTCTTACCGATTTTGACAACTGGCCCAGACTGGTACAACTGGCCTGGCAGCTACACGACGCAGAGGGAAATCTAGTTTCTCAAGGTAATCATGTCGTAAAACCTGAAGGGTTCACCATTCCCTTCAATGCCCAAAAAGTACACGGTATCTCCACCGAGCGCGCACTTGAGGTGGGAGAAGACCTGAAGGGTGTACTGGACAAATTCTCTGCGGACGTTCAGCGCGCTAAGGTTTTGGTTGGACATAACATTGAGTTTGACAATAAAATCATTGGGGCAGAATACTTGCGCACAGACCAGGAAAACCTCCTGGAAGCCTACCCCAACATCGATACTTCCACTGACACAGTGGAGTTCTGTCAGCTACAGGGAGGTATTGGCGGCAGGCTCAAGCAGCCGAAGCTGATAGAGCTTTATACGAAATTATTCGGAAAACCATTCGATGATGCACACGATGCGGCCTACGATGTGGACGCCACAGCCAGGGCATTTTTTGAATGCCTTCGAAGAAAAATCATCAAAACATTTGATGATACTGACCCTTCCAAAATCACTTATGAAGCTCCCGATCTGGAAGCAGCCAATTTTTCCTGGGCTCGCGAAAAACGTACCGGACGGGCCAGCAATGAAGAAGTAGCTGTAGAAGACATTAAAGGCCCTTTTTGCCATCTGCATGTTCACTCTCAGTTTTCTGTGCTTCAGGCCACCCCCAATGTGGAGTCTATCGTGGCTAAAGCCAAAGCTTTTGACATGCCGGCGGTGGCCATTACTGACCTGGGCAACATGTTCGGAGCTTTCAAATTTGTGAGAGCGGCACTCAATGCGGGCGTTAAACCCATTGTGGGGTGTGAGTTTTTTGTGGCCGAAGAGCGATTAAAGCTTCAGTTCACCAAAGACAATCCCGATCGGCGTTTTCAGCAGGTGCTGATGGCCAAAAATAAAAAAGGCTACGAAAACCTGGTTAAGCTAAGCTCCTATGCCTACATAGAAGGGCTCTATGGACTCTACCCCAGGGTGGACAAAGAACTGATCAAAAAATACCGCGAAGGGGTGATCGCTACCAGTGGCGGGCTCTACGGCGAGATCCCCCACCTGATCCTGAACGTAGGTGAGCACCAGGCAGAAGAAGCCTTACAGTGGTGGCTGGACCTGTTCGGAGATGATTTCTATCTGGAAATCAACCGACACGGACTGGATGAGGAAAATCACCTCAATGATGTGCTCATCGGTTTTGCCAGAAAGTACAATGTAAAGATGATCGCGGCTAATGAACTCTTCTACCTTGATGAAGAGGACTCTAAGGCCCACGATGTACTTATTTGTATCAAAGAAAATGAGAAGCAGAGTACGCCCATCGGCCGTGGAAGGGGTTTCCGTCCCGGGCTAAAAAACTCAAAGTATTACTTCAAGGGCCAGGAGGAAATGAAGGCTGCATTTACTGACCTGCCTGAGGCCATTGAGAACATTGCGGAGCTCATCGGCAAAGTAGAGGAGTTCAAGCTGGAACGTGATGTGCTCCTTCCAGCTTTTGATATCCCGGAGGAATTTAAAAACCCTGAAGATGAGGTTGATGGAGGTAAACGTGGAGAAAATGCTTACCTCAGGCACCTCACCTATATTGGCGCAAAAAAACGCTACAAAGAAATCACCGAAGAGATCAAGGAAAGGCTGGATTTTGAGCTGGCCACCATCGAAAACACGGGCTATCCCGGGTACTTCCTGATTGTGCAGGATTTCACCAGCAAGGCCCGCGAAATGGGCGTGGCGGTAGGTCCCGGAAGAGGCTCTGCCGCAGGATCTGCGGTGGCCTACTGTATAGGAATCACCAATGTAGACCCCATTGCGTACGATCTCCTGTTTGAGCGTTTCCTGAATCCAGACAGGGTATCACTTCCCGATATTGATATTGACTTTGACAATGAAGGACGGGAAAAGGTTATAGACTATGTGGTGAAAAAATACGGGTTCACCCAGGTGGCTCAGATCATCACCTACGGTACCATGGCGCCAAAGTCAGCCATAAGGGATGCAGGGCGAGTCATGGAGCTACCACTGCCGGAAACAGACTCCATCGCCAAGCTGGTACCCGAAAAACCAGGGGCCAAATTCTCCAAAATCTGGGGCGAGGTACCCGAGCTCGAGCGAATGCGGAGAGGCAAAGACCTCCCCTCTCAGGTGCTGAACCAGGCGGTAATTCTGGAAGGTTCACTCAGAAACACCGGGGTACATGCCTGCGGGATTATCATCACACCAGATGATATGACCAATTTCGTACCGCTCGCCAAATCCAAGGACTCTAGCCTTCTTGTCACACAGTTTGACAACAGCGTGGTAGAATCTGCCGGAATGCTGAAAATGGACTTTTTGGGTCTGAAAACACTTTCTATTATTAAAACAGCAATAGAGAATGTAAAAAAACGGCACGGCATAGTCATCGATATAGATGAAATTCCACTCGATGATCCTAAAACCTACGAACTCTATCAAAAAGGTGAAACCAACGGAACATTCCAGTTTGAATCTCCGGGCATGCAGAAGCACCTGCGGGCGCTAAAACCCGATAAACTGGAAGACCTTATTGCCATGAACGCCCTATATCGTCCGGGACCTATGGAATACATCCCGGAGTTCATCGACCGAAAACATGGCCGCTCCAAGATTCAGTATGATGTGCCAGACATGGAGGAATACCTGGCTGAAACCTACGGAATCACAGTTTATCAGGAGCAAGTAATGCTGCTCTCGCAAAAGCTGGCCGGCTTCACCAAAGGTGAAGCTGACGTTTTGCGTAAGGCGATGGGTAAGAAGCAAAAGCAGGTGCTCGATAAGATGAAACCCCAATTTATCGGGCAAGCCAAGGAAAAAGGACACCCAGAAGACAAACTGGAGAAAATCTGGAAAGACTGGGAAGCCTTTGCAGCCTATGCCTTCAATAAATCACACAGTACCTGCTACTCTGTGGTGGCTTATCAGACCGGTTACCTCAAAGCCAACTATCCGGCTGAATACATGGCCTCTGTGCTCACGCATAACCAAAGCAACATTGAAAAAGTGAGCTTCTTCATGGAAGAATGCCGTAATCAGGGCATCAAAGTGTTGGGACCTCACGTGAATGAGTCAGGCCTCAACTTTGAAGTGAATGCCGCCGGCGAAATCCGCTTTGGACTGGGAGCCATCAAAGGTACTGGTGAATCTGCCGTGCTGGCAATTATTGAAGAACGAGATGCCAATGGCCCATTCAGTGATCTGTTTGATTTTGCCTCGAGGGTAAACCTCAGAGCTGTGAATAAAAAATCATTCGAAAGTCTGGCTAAAGCCGGAGGATTCGACTGTTTCGATGAGTTTCATAGACGACAGTACGTGGAGCCTGATGAAGAAGGGGCCAGTCTGATCGAAAAGGCCATTCGCTACGCCAATAAACTTCAGCAGGAAGAGGACAGTGCGCAGGCTTCCCTGTTTGGGGGAGGCAGTGAGTCCAATGTAGTGATGCGCCCGCGCATTGGCAAAATAGAGCCCTATGGAGAAATAGAAAAGCTCAACATAGAGCAGGAAATGGTGGGCCTCTACATCTCGGGGCACCCATTGGATCAGTACAAGTTTGAGATGAAATACTTCACCAACACCAAACTCAGCGACCTGGTGGACCTGGAGAAGCTTCAGGGTAAAGAGATCAAATTAGGGGGTATGATCACTGAAGTGGCACATCTCACCACCAAAAAAGGGAAGCCCTATGGGCGCTTCAAAATCACTGGCTACTCAGACAGCCATGAGTTTTTTCTATTCTCGCCCAGCTACCTGGATTTCAAGGCATACCTGGAGAAGGGTTGGTTCATCTACATGACGGGAATTGTGCAAAACAGATGGAGCGGCACCGATCTGGAGTTTAAAATCACCAGCATGGAGCCACTCAGCGATATTCGTGAGCGCATGGCCAAAGGGATAGAACTGCAAATGCGGTTATCCGATGTGAGTCCGGCACTCATCGGAGAGCTGGAGCGCTATGGCCAGAAATATCCCGGAAACAACGTATTCAAGCTCAATATCATGGGTGCTTTTGAGGAGCGAATGATCAATCTGGAGATGATGAGCAGGAAAATATCTGTGGACATCAATGACGACCTCATCAAGGAGCTGGACAGGCTGGAAGACATCAGCTACCGGGTGCTGACCAGCTGA
- a CDS encoding AI-2E family transporter, producing the protein MKEQTDDMARSLRVIKNILVVFLAIVILYLLKMLSNLFVPLAFALFFAILLQPLVSLFKRKFSLNVSVVLTTIFSVIAFLLIGFLFYNAVSAFVSNRDDILAGVTAELKPMIDRVTSLMGSELKEDELKEYLSRVVPTDQVLSLSGSFLNTLSGFATELLMTILYFAGLLGAIAQYEKVINYIMGKNGAGEESSASDTFRRVKDSISIYIKVKTVVSLMTGLGIGLISWAFGIQYALLWGILGFVLNYIPYVGSLIAIVPPLIIGGLTATSISEVFFLFLALEGVQIVMGSIVEPKMTGDSLSINTVTILFSLVFWAFMWGTAGMLLSVPLTFLIKVILEHVSDAGFLVRLMEKKSGEQFRD; encoded by the coding sequence ATGAAGGAACAAACTGATGATATGGCCCGATCACTCCGTGTGATCAAGAATATTTTAGTGGTTTTTTTGGCCATTGTAATTCTTTATTTGCTCAAAATGTTGAGTAATCTATTTGTGCCACTGGCATTTGCATTGTTTTTTGCCATTCTGCTGCAGCCGCTGGTGAGTCTTTTCAAGCGAAAGTTTTCACTGAATGTGAGCGTGGTTTTGACTACCATTTTTTCAGTAATTGCTTTTTTACTCATCGGATTTCTGTTTTACAATGCGGTGAGCGCATTTGTCAGCAATAGGGATGATATCCTGGCAGGAGTGACCGCCGAACTTAAACCTATGATTGATCGGGTGACCTCTCTCATGGGCAGTGAGCTGAAGGAAGACGAACTAAAAGAATACCTCTCCAGAGTAGTACCTACAGATCAGGTATTATCACTTTCAGGATCTTTTCTCAATACGCTGAGTGGGTTTGCAACGGAGCTTCTCATGACCATTCTTTATTTCGCGGGGCTACTGGGAGCCATTGCCCAATACGAAAAGGTGATTAACTATATCATGGGCAAAAATGGAGCAGGAGAGGAATCTTCCGCATCGGATACTTTTCGGAGAGTCAAAGATTCGATTAGTATTTATATCAAAGTGAAAACCGTGGTGAGCCTGATGACAGGCCTGGGTATAGGGCTTATTAGCTGGGCTTTTGGTATACAGTATGCTTTACTCTGGGGTATTTTAGGTTTTGTGCTCAACTATATTCCTTATGTGGGATCCCTCATTGCCATCGTGCCCCCGTTGATTATTGGGGGACTGACGGCCACCAGTATTTCCGAGGTGTTCTTTCTGTTTTTAGCGCTGGAAGGCGTACAAATCGTTATGGGCAGCATCGTAGAGCCCAAAATGACGGGAGACTCACTCTCCATCAATACTGTGACTATTTTATTTAGCCTGGTTTTTTGGGCCTTTATGTGGGGAACAGCAGGCATGTTGCTGTCTGTTCCACTGACCTTCCTGATCAAAGTGATCCTTGAACATGTATCGGACGCAGGTTTTTTGGTGAGATTAATGGAGAAGAAATCGGGCGAGCAATTTCGTGATTAA
- the trxA gene encoding thioredoxin, which translates to MAHPLELTDQNFEEIINTDKPVLVDFWAEWCGPCKMIAPVVEELAADYEGKAVIGKVDVDSNPEISAKFGIRSIPTLLVFKNGEIVDKQIGAVPKTALSEKLDKQLA; encoded by the coding sequence ATGGCACATCCATTAGAATTAACTGATCAAAATTTCGAAGAAATAATCAATACCGATAAACCCGTACTTGTGGATTTCTGGGCGGAATGGTGCGGACCTTGTAAAATGATCGCCCCTGTAGTGGAAGAGTTGGCTGCTGACTATGAAGGCAAAGCTGTGATTGGCAAAGTAGACGTGGACTCAAACCCTGAGATTTCTGCAAAGTTTGGCATTCGCTCTATCCCTACCCTTTTGGTATTCAAGAACGGTGAGATCGTGGACAAGCAAATCGGAGCGGTTCCGAAAACTGCACTGAGCGAAAAGCTGGATAAGCAACTGGCTTAA